The following proteins are encoded in a genomic region of Odontesthes bonariensis isolate fOdoBon6 chromosome 19, fOdoBon6.hap1, whole genome shotgun sequence:
- the LOC142369528 gene encoding tripartite motif-containing protein 16-like: MAQRGVQLDRETFSCSICVDLLKDPVTVPCGHSYCMNCVKTHWDEEDKKGIHSCPQCRKTFKTRPLLVKNTMLAALVEKMKKTGLQAAPADHCYAGPEDVACDVCTGRKLKAIKSCLVCLVSYCEKHLQPHYDVAQLKKHKLVDPSEKLQENVCSRHDEVMKIFCRTDQQIICYLCLMDEHKGHETVPAEAERTEKQKELEGTRQQIQQRIQDREHDVKLLQQEVEAIDGSADKAVEDSEKIFSELIRLIQKRSSDVKQQLRSQQEAEVSRVRELQGKLKQEISELKRKDTELEQLSHTEDHSQFLHSYPSLSALSESTHSSSIKARPLRYFEDVTAAVSETRDKLQDILREQWTNVSLAVSEVDVLLPEPEPKTRADFLKYSREITLDPNTAYMYLLLSEENRKATLMKQQQSYSSHPDRFTAWWQVLSRESLTGRCYWEVEWRGRGLEIAIAYKNISREGKSYECAFGFNDKSWSLRCDTKSYMLRYSKVQTPVSGPLSSRVGVYLDHRAGVLSFYSVSDTMTLLHRVQTTFTQPLHAGLQFFHYLFSYPGGGDTAELIQPTD; this comes from the coding sequence ATGGCGCAGagaggagttcagctggaccGAGAAACTTTCTCTTGTTCGATCTGTGTGGATCTtctgaaggatccggtgactgttccctgtggacacagctactgcatgaactgtgttaaaaccCACTGGGATGAAGAGGACAAGAAAGGAATCCACAGTTGCCCTCAGTGTCGGAAGACCTTCAAAACAAGGCCTCTCCTGGTGAAAAACACCATGTTAGCAGCCTTGGTAGAGAAgatgaagaagactggactccaagctgctccagctgatcactgctatgctggacctgaagatgtggcctgtgatgtctgcactgggaggaagctgaaagccatcaagtccTGTCTGGTATGTTTGGTTTCTTACTGTGAGAAACACCTCCAACCTCACTATGATGTAGCTCAACTaaagaaacacaagctggtcGACCCCTCTgagaagctccaggagaacgTCTGCTCTCGtcacgatgaggtgatgaagattttCTGTCGTACTGATCAGCAGAttatctgttatctctgcttaatggatgaacataaaggccacgaaACAGTCCCAGCAgaagcagaaaggactgagaagCAGAAGGAGCTCGAGGGGACTCGACAACaaatccagcagagaatccaggaccgAGAGCACGATGTGAAGCTGCtccaacaggaggtggaggccatcGACGGCTCTGCTGATAAAGCAGTGGAGGACAGTGAGAAGATCTTCAGTGAGCTGATCCGTCtcatccagaaaagaagctctgatgtgaagcagcagctcagatcccagcaggaagctgaagtGAGTCGAGTCAGAGAGCTTCAGGGGAAGCTGAAGCAGGAGATctctgagctgaagaggaaagacacCGAGCtggagcagctctcacacacagaggatcacagccagtttctacACAGCTACCCCTCACTGTCTGCACTCAGTGAgtctacacactcatccagcatcaaAGCTCGTCCTCTGAGgtactttgaggatgtgacagcagctgtgtcagagacCAGAGATAAACTGCAGGACATTCTGAGAGAGCAGTGGACAAACGTCTCACTGGCAGTGTCcgaagtggatgttttactgccagaaccagaaccaaagacCAGAGCTGACTTCCTAAAATATTCACgagaaatcacactggatccaaacacagcatacaTGTATCTGCTATTATCTGAGGAGAACAGAAAAGCAACATTAATGAAACAACAACAGTCTTATTCGagtcatccagacagattcactgcATGGTGGCAGGTCCTGAgtagagagagtctgactggacgctgttactgggaggtggagtggAGAGGGAGGGGACTTGAAATAGCTATTGCATACAAGAATATCAGCAGAGAAGGGAAGTCATATGAATGTGCCTTTGGATTCAATGACAAATCTTGGTCTTTACGTTGTGACACAAAGAGTTATATGCTGCGTTATAGCAAAGTCCAAACTCCAGTCTCAGGCCCTCTGTCCTCCAGAGTAGGAGTGTACCTGGACCACAGAGCGGgtgttctgtccttctacagcgtgtCTGacaccatgactctcctccacagagtccagaccacattcacccAGCCGCTCCACGCTGGGTTGCAGTTTTTTCACTACTTATTCTCCTATCCCGGTGGAGGAGACACTGCTGAGCTCATCCAACCGACAGACTGA
- the abce1 gene encoding ATP-binding cassette sub-family E member 1, translating into MAEKNTRIAIVNHDKCKPKKCRQECKKSCPVVRMGKLCIEVTPQSKIVWISESLCIGCGICIKKCPFGALSIVNLPSNLEKETTHRYCANSFKLHRLPIPRPGEVLGLVGTNGIGKSTALKILAGKQKPNLGKFDNPPDWQEILTYFRGSELQNYFTKILEDDLRAIVKPQYVDQIPKTVKGSVGAILSRKDDTDTQTIVCKQLDLTHLRDRNVEDLSGGELQRFACAVVCIQRADIFMFDEPSSYLDVKQRLKAAITIRSLITPDRYIIVVEHDLSVLDYLSDFICCLYGVPSAYGVVTMPFSVREGINIFLDGYVPTENLRFRETSLVFKVAETANEEEVKRLRHYQYPEMGKTMGDFTLDIKAGEFTDSEIMVMLGENGTGKTTFIRMLAGGLKPDGGGEIPILNVSYKPQTISPKFKGSVRALLHEKIRDAYTHPQFITDVMKPMQIESIIDQDVQNLSGGELQRVALTLCLGKPADVYLIDEPSAYLDSEQRLMAARVIKRYILHAKKTAFVVEHDFIMATYLADRVIVFDGIPSKTTAANTPQSLLAGMNRFLSLLEITFRRDPNNFRPRINKHNSIKDTEQKKSGNYFFLDD; encoded by the exons ATGGCGGAAAAGAACACCAGGATCGCCATCGTCAACCACGACAAATGCAAGCCTAAGAAATGCCGTCAGGAGTGCAAGAAGAGCTGCCCCGTGGTCCGTATGG gTAAACTATGTATCGAGGTGACTCCTCAGAGTAAGATTGTGTGGATCTCCGAGTCTCTTTGTATAGGCTGCGGCATCTGCATCAAG AAATGTCCGTTCGGAGCATTGTCCATCGTCAACCTTCCCAGCAATTTGGAGAAGGAAACCACACACAGATACTGCGCCAACTCCTTCAAACTGCACAG gctGCCTATTCCCAGGCCCGGGGAGGTTCTGGGGCTGGTGGGGACCAACGGTATTGGCAAGTCCACAGCTCTGAAGATCCTGGCTGGAAAACAGAAACCCAACCTGGGCAAGTTTGAT AATCCCCCAGACTGGCAGGAGATCCTGACCTACTTCAGAGGTTCTGAGCTGCAGAACTACTTCACCAAAATCCTGGAGGACGACCTGCGTGCCATCGTCAAGCCACAGTACGTCGACCAGATCCCAAAAACCGTCAAG GGGTCAGTAGGGGCCATCCTGAGCAGGAAagatgacacagacacacagaccaTTGTCTGCAAACAGCTAG ATCTGACTCACCTGCGGGACAGAAACGTGGAAGATCTGTCCGGAggagagctgcagagattcGCCTGCGCCGTAGTCTGCATCCAGAGGGCCGACAT TTTTATGTTTGACGAGCCGTCCAGTTACCTGGATGTTAAACAGAGGTTGAAGGCTGCCATCACCATTCGTTCGCTCATTACCCCGGACAG GTACATCATTGTAGTGGAGCACGACCTGAGTGTGTTGGACTACTTGTCGGACTTCATCTGCTGCCTGTATGGAGTCCCCAGCGCCTACGGCGTCGTCACCATGCCCTTCAGCGTCCGAGAAG GTATCAACATATTCCTGGACGGTTACGTTCCCACAGAGAATCTCAGGTTTCGTGAGACCTCGTTGGTCTTCAAGGTGGCTGAAACAGCCAATGAGGAGGAGGTGAAGAGACTCAGGCATTACCAG TATCCAGAAATGGGGAAGACGATGGGCGACTTCACGTTGGATATCAAAGCAGGAGAATTCACAGACTCTGAGATCATGGTGATGCTGGGAGAGAACG GCACGGGGAAAACGACCTTCATCAGGATGCTGGCTGGAGGACTCAAACCCGACGGAGGAG GCGAGATTCCCATCCTGAACGTCAGCTACAAGCCTCAGACAATCAGCCCCAAATTTAAG GGCAGCGTCAGAGCTCTGCTGCACGAGAAGATCCGAGACGCCTACACGCACCCGCAGTTCATCACTGATGTCATGAAGCCGATGCAGATCGAGAGCATCATAGACCAGGAC GTGCAGAACCTTTCTGGCGgagagctgcagagagtcgCCCTCACGCTGTGTTTGGGGAAACCAGCTGACGTTTACCTGATCGACGAACCCTCGGCCTACCTGGACTCGGAGCAGAGGTTGATGGCCGCCAGAGTCATCAAGAG GTACATCCTCCACGCCAAGAAGACTGCGTTCGTAGTGGAGCACGACTTCATCATGGCGACGTACCTGGCCGACCGAGTCATCGTGTTCGACGGCATTCCCTCCAAGACGACGGCCGCCAACAC GCCTCAGAGTCTGCTGGCGGGGATGAACCGCTTCCTGTCGCTGCTTGAGATCACGTTCAGAAGAGACCCGAACAACTTCAGACCCCGAATCAACAAGCACAACTCCATCAAG GATACGGAACAGAAGAAAAGCGGGAACTATTTCTTCCTGGACGACTAA
- the anapc10 gene encoding anaphase-promoting complex subunit 10 gives MATPSKTPPGADPKQLERTGTVREIGSQAVWSLSSCKPGFGVDQLRDDNLETYWQSDGSQPHLVNIQFRRRTTVKMLCIYADYKSDESYTPSKISVRVGNNFHNLQEIRQLEMVEPSGWIHISLLNQRTNDPISTFMIQIAVLANHQNGRDTHMRQIKVYTPVEESSIGKFPRCTTVDFMMYRTIR, from the exons ATGGCCACCCCGAGCAAGACGCCGCCAGGTGCCGACCCGAAGCAGTTGGAGCGGACTGGGACGGTCCGGGAGATCGGCTCCCAGGCGGTGTGGTCCCTCTCCTCCTGTAAACCCG GCTTTGGAGTGGATCAGCTCAGGGATGACAACCTGGAGACCTACTGGCAGTCGGATGGGTCTCAGCCTCACCTTGTCAACATACAGTTCAG GAGGAGGACGACGGTGAAGATGCTGTGCATTTATGCCGATTATAAGTCCGACGAGAGCTACACACCGAGTAAGATCTCCGTCAGAGTGGGAAACAACTTCCACAATCTTCAAGAAATCCGG CAGCTTGAGATGGTGGAGCCCAGCGGATGGATTCACATCTCTCTCTTGAATCAG CGGACAAACGATCCAATCAGCACCTTCATGATCCAGATCGCGGTGCTGGCCAACCACCAGAACGGCAGAGACACGCACATGCGGCAGATCAAAGTGTACACGCCAGTGGAGGAGAGCTCCATCGGCAAGTTCCCACGATGCACCACTGTCGATTTCATGATGTACCGCACGATCAGGTGA